A portion of the Canis aureus isolate CA01 chromosome 32, VMU_Caureus_v.1.0, whole genome shotgun sequence genome contains these proteins:
- the RHOV gene encoding rho-related GTP-binding protein RhoV, which yields MPPRELSEAESSPLRAPTPPPRRGSAPPELGIKCVLVGDGAVGKSSLIVSYTCNGYPARYRPTALDTFSVQVLVDGAPVRIELWDTAGQEDFDRLRSLCYPDTDVFLACFSVVQPSSFQNITEKWLPEIRTHNPQAPVLLVGTQADLRDDVNVLIQLDQGGREGPVPQPQAQGLAEKIRASCYLECSALTQKNLKEVFDSAILSAIEHKARLEKKLNAKGVRTLSRCRWKKFFCFV from the exons ATGCCCCCGCGGGAGCTGAGCGAGGCCGAGTCGTCCCCGCTCCGGGCCCCGACCCCTCCCCCGCGGCGGGGCAGCGCGCCCCCGGAGCTGGGCATCAAGTGCGTGCTGGTGGGCGACGGCGCCGTGGGCAAGAGCAGCCTCATCGTCAGCTACACCTGCAATGGGTACCCCGCACGCTACCGGCCCACAGCGCTGGACACCTTCTCCG TGCAAGTCCTGGTGGATGGAGCGCCGGTGCGCATTGAGCTCTGGGACACAGCGGGACAG GAGGATTTCGACCGCCTTCGCTCCCTCTGCTACCCGGATACCGATGTCTTCCTGGCCTGCTTTAGCGTGGTGCAGCCCAGCTCTTTCCAGAACATCACAGAGAAATGGCTGCCCGAGATCCGCACTCACAACCCCCAGGCACCCGTGCTACTGGTGGGTACCCAGGCTGACCTGAGGGACGATGTCAATGTACTGATTCAGCTGGACCAGGGGGGCCGGGAGGGCCCGGTGCCTCAACCCCAGGCGCAGGGTCTAGCCGAGAAAATCCGGGCCTCCTGCTACCTCGAGTGCTCTGCCTTGACTCAGAAGAACCTGAAAGAGGTGTTTGACTCGGCTATTCTTAGTGCCATTGAGCACAAAGCCCGGCTGGAGAAGAAACTGAACGCCAAAGGTGTGCGAACTCTCTCCCGCTGCCGTTGGAAGaagttcttttgctttgtttga